A single Paenibacillus sp. FSL R5-0517 DNA region contains:
- a CDS encoding DUF5412 family protein translates to MNQNTQANSSSCNANSRKPWIRRHPIFSTLSLLILVLFVAVFLYFWLRPYFSTFDRSELGDLSYSMPSRNGEYTAEIYGVPYGGAAGGVTIWVDVKKTNAPEDSTVKTIYRAEHHGNNHLEWESENTLRIENWNEYRDETITLNIDDEIYDGRGWACKSLRMKNPAVRCLAPEK, encoded by the coding sequence ATGAATCAAAATACTCAAGCTAATTCAAGTTCATGCAATGCAAATTCTCGCAAACCCTGGATACGTAGACATCCGATATTCAGCACATTATCATTATTAATTCTTGTACTGTTCGTTGCCGTATTCCTGTATTTCTGGCTCCGTCCATACTTCTCCACGTTTGACCGTTCCGAGCTGGGAGATCTGAGTTATTCCATGCCTTCACGGAACGGTGAATATACTGCCGAGATTTATGGTGTACCTTACGGTGGTGCGGCAGGTGGCGTTACGATCTGGGTCGATGTAAAAAAGACAAATGCCCCTGAGGACTCCACGGTAAAAACGATATATCGTGCCGAGCACCACGGAAATAACCATCTTGAATGGGAAAGTGAAAACACACTCCGGATTGAAAACTGGAATGAATACAGAGATGAGACCATTACCCTCAATATCGATGACGAAATATATGATGGACGGGGCTGGGCGTGCAAAAGCTTACGAATGAAGAACCCGGCTGTGCGATGCCTGGCACCGGAAAAGTAA
- a CDS encoding helix-turn-helix domain-containing protein, producing MQHDLLETLDKLFDYIEDNIQDKLTLDHLAAVTHISKFHLHRMFKHASGQLPGEYIRSRKLARSLEQLVNLNWKIIDISGHYAFEHEQSYIRAFKQTFGITPLQYRKQGAGDLEFTARLTSSMITMLPYGYIFTPTYVRKPAMKLIGQRSHIRYADNEEHYEANSAGNDFFEKHFHSIPNVLQPNVYIGFTHEINEDYSTYQPSVEVTSLEHIPEDLNGLEVPANQYAVFKFVCDFHPSLINIDHLDSVWTFIDEYWQSHSGYEKSDSYYFERIDGSLAQDHYGEMDIYIPAKQISL from the coding sequence ATGCAACACGATTTGCTAGAGACATTGGATAAACTGTTCGACTACATAGAAGACAATATTCAAGACAAATTAACGCTGGATCATCTGGCAGCTGTGACTCATATATCCAAGTTCCACCTGCATCGCATGTTCAAACATGCAAGCGGACAATTGCCTGGAGAATACATTCGTTCACGCAAATTGGCGCGCAGCCTGGAGCAGTTGGTGAACCTAAATTGGAAGATTATCGATATCAGTGGACATTACGCTTTTGAACATGAACAATCCTACATACGCGCTTTCAAACAAACCTTTGGGATCACCCCCTTGCAATATCGCAAACAGGGAGCTGGAGACCTTGAATTCACAGCCCGTCTGACATCGTCCATGATCACGATGCTTCCGTACGGGTATATTTTCACACCAACGTATGTACGAAAACCGGCTATGAAACTCATCGGACAACGTTCCCATATTCGTTATGCAGATAATGAAGAGCATTATGAAGCCAATTCAGCAGGCAACGATTTTTTTGAAAAACACTTTCATTCGATTCCTAATGTGCTGCAGCCTAACGTGTATATTGGATTTACCCATGAGATTAACGAGGATTACAGTACATATCAACCGTCTGTAGAAGTGACCTCTCTGGAGCATATACCTGAAGACCTGAATGGACTTGAGGTCCCGGCCAACCAGTATGCCGTATTCAAATTCGTCTGTGATTTCCATCCAAGCCTGATCAACATTGATCATCTGGACAGTGTCTGGACATTTATCGATGAATATTGGCAGAGCCATTCGGGGTACGAGAAGAGTGATTCATACTATTTTGAACGAATTGATGGCAGTCTGGCTCAGGACCACTACGGAGAAATGGACATCTATATTCCTGCAAAGCAAATTTCACTGTAG